A single region of the Methylocystis echinoides genome encodes:
- a CDS encoding O-antigen ligase family protein, with translation MYLTNALLQLLALPGLVAALWRLSVVGPTPAARPVLYLIAAAVVLVMLQLAPLPPGLWSALPFRDRAVAALSAIGEAKKWAPLSLTPEATLAGLATLIAPLALFLSVISLSFRERRMLTLIALAFGFINAFLGLLQLSQGPESALYFYKYGGRGDSVGLFANRNHEAALLYSLTPLAAAWIGGLAPAVSIRSRRGKLDTTALIKLLTAGVTAFVLVVAALMTRSRAGVILLMLALVGGLSLQPWRQLRTGSSRAGGVYMIVAILAMMLGLQYGIYKIAMRFEEDPFGDARIAIGQATAKAAVQALPFGTGLGSFVRLYASIERPGDLLPDRFINLAHNDPLQFALEAGLPGIALILGFLLWFISRLRPIWQSSKAGLDEGGPGARGAVPPDASVIDTLIARAATISLALLALHSFVDYPLRTTALMGLFAFYCALLVGPPEAAGHLSSTNSPTHASGARRERGPSHMSKQAR, from the coding sequence GTGTATCTCACAAACGCTCTGCTACAGCTCCTGGCGCTTCCCGGGCTCGTCGCGGCGCTCTGGCGCCTCAGCGTCGTCGGGCCCACGCCGGCCGCGCGACCGGTTCTTTATTTGATTGCAGCGGCCGTCGTGCTGGTGATGCTACAGCTGGCGCCGCTGCCGCCAGGCCTGTGGTCTGCTTTGCCCTTCCGCGACCGCGCGGTTGCAGCCCTTTCTGCAATTGGCGAGGCGAAGAAATGGGCGCCGCTGAGCCTGACGCCAGAGGCGACCTTGGCCGGCCTGGCGACGCTTATTGCGCCGCTTGCGCTTTTCCTGAGCGTCATATCCTTGTCGTTCAGGGAGCGCCGCATGCTCACCCTCATCGCGCTCGCCTTCGGATTCATCAACGCTTTTCTAGGGCTACTGCAACTCTCGCAAGGACCAGAGAGCGCGCTCTACTTCTATAAATATGGGGGAAGGGGAGATTCGGTTGGTCTCTTCGCCAACCGCAATCATGAGGCGGCGCTTCTCTACAGCTTGACGCCGCTCGCCGCGGCGTGGATCGGAGGCCTTGCGCCGGCGGTGTCGATCAGAAGCCGGCGAGGAAAGCTGGACACAACAGCGCTGATCAAGCTGTTGACCGCAGGCGTGACGGCTTTCGTGCTCGTCGTCGCCGCGCTTATGACCCGCTCGCGCGCCGGGGTGATCTTGTTGATGCTGGCGCTGGTCGGCGGTTTGTCGCTGCAGCCCTGGCGGCAATTGCGGACCGGAAGCAGCCGCGCCGGCGGCGTCTATATGATCGTTGCCATCTTGGCGATGATGCTTGGTCTGCAGTATGGCATCTACAAGATCGCAATGCGTTTCGAGGAAGATCCCTTCGGCGACGCGCGCATCGCCATCGGCCAGGCGACTGCAAAGGCCGCGGTTCAGGCGCTGCCCTTCGGAACGGGCCTCGGATCATTTGTGCGGCTCTATGCCTCGATCGAGCGTCCGGGCGATCTGTTGCCGGACCGGTTCATCAACCTGGCACATAATGACCCATTGCAATTTGCGCTCGAGGCGGGACTGCCGGGCATCGCGCTCATTCTGGGCTTCCTTCTGTGGTTCATTTCGCGCCTGCGGCCCATCTGGCAGAGCAGCAAAGCGGGGCTGGATGAAGGCGGCCCGGGCGCGCGTGGAGCCGTGCCGCCCGACGCGTCAGTCATCGATACACTGATTGCGCGCGCTGCGACCATTTCCCTGGCGTTGTTGGCGCTGCATTCCTTCGTCGATTACCCGTTGCGCACAACGGCGCTGATGGGGCTCTTCGCCTTCTACTGCGCCTTGCTTGTTGGGCCTCCGGAGGCCGCTGGGCATCTGTCTTCTACGAATTCTCCGACGCATGCGTCTGGAGCGCGGCGCGAACGCGGACCCTCACACATGTCAAAGCAAGCGCGCTGA
- a CDS encoding tyrosine-protein phosphatase — MIDLHSHILPGIDDGATDLETSLAMARASVAEGVSVLACTPHILPGLFHNSGPDIRLAVSSLQDELDERDIPLKLVTGADNHVIPDFVPALRRGHLLSIADTRYVLVEPPHHSAPPRLGDLLFGIMTAGYVPIVTHPERLTWIETHYELMADLSKRGVWMQITAGALTGSFGKRAKYWGERMLCEGLAHIIATDTHDMEGRPPILSQGYACAVKLVGEEEAERLVHTRPLAILENRPPSTELSPIAGSKQGIEDNAGRGSSSEYLARSGQGRANSSGHAILDWVQRLFS, encoded by the coding sequence ATGATCGATCTCCATAGCCATATTCTGCCCGGAATCGACGACGGCGCCACAGACCTCGAGACGTCTCTGGCGATGGCGCGCGCCTCTGTTGCTGAGGGCGTCAGCGTGCTGGCCTGCACGCCGCATATCTTGCCGGGCCTCTTCCACAATAGCGGCCCCGATATCCGTCTCGCGGTCTCGAGCCTGCAGGACGAACTCGACGAACGCGATATTCCGCTCAAACTCGTGACAGGCGCCGATAATCACGTCATTCCGGACTTTGTTCCGGCCTTGCGACGCGGCCATCTTCTCTCGATCGCAGATACAAGATACGTTCTTGTCGAGCCGCCCCATCATTCGGCGCCGCCCCGTCTGGGCGATCTCCTGTTCGGGATCATGACGGCCGGTTATGTTCCGATCGTCACCCATCCGGAACGCCTGACCTGGATCGAGACGCATTATGAGCTGATGGCCGATCTCTCGAAGCGTGGCGTCTGGATGCAGATTACCGCCGGCGCCCTGACGGGCTCCTTCGGGAAGCGGGCCAAATATTGGGGCGAGCGCATGCTCTGCGAAGGCCTTGCCCACATCATCGCGACGGACACGCATGATATGGAGGGGCGGCCGCCAATCCTCTCGCAAGGCTACGCCTGCGCGGTCAAGCTTGTTGGCGAAGAAGAAGCCGAGCGCCTCGTTCACACCAGACCGCTGGCGATACTGGAAAACAGGCCTCCCTCAACCGAATTGTCGCCGATCGCTGGTTCAAAACAAGGAATTGAAGATAATGCTGGGCGCGGCTCATCGTCTGAATATCTGGCGCGCTCTGGCCAAGGTCGCGCTAATAGCAGCGGCCACGCTATTCTTGATTGGGTGCAACGATTATTCTCCTAG
- a CDS encoding polysaccharide biosynthesis/export family protein encodes MIGCNDYSPSDNVGASSQAINSEGGKLDQLSRASAPYIAQSTPGSTGYKIGPQDVLEISVFKVPELTQSVQVADNGLVNLPLVGDIRVAGKTPSAVESELRTKLNGSYVKNPSVRVFVKEYNSARVTVDGAVRNPGVWPLKGTPTLLSAISLAGGLDKEMASTTVVIFRANPDGTRSAARVDLAAIRAGSVVDPTVEAGDVIVVEDSTFKSAYSAFKYILPLTTLSSLAFMAI; translated from the coding sequence TTGATTGGGTGCAACGATTATTCTCCTAGCGACAACGTTGGCGCGTCGTCGCAGGCGATCAACTCGGAGGGCGGCAAGCTCGATCAGCTGTCCCGCGCCTCGGCGCCTTATATCGCGCAATCGACGCCCGGGAGCACCGGTTACAAGATTGGCCCCCAGGACGTTCTGGAGATCAGCGTTTTCAAGGTTCCCGAACTCACCCAGAGTGTCCAGGTCGCCGACAACGGTCTCGTCAATCTGCCGCTCGTAGGCGATATCCGGGTGGCCGGCAAAACGCCGTCCGCGGTTGAGTCCGAGCTGAGGACGAAACTGAACGGAAGCTATGTCAAGAACCCGAGCGTTCGGGTTTTCGTGAAGGAATACAATAGCGCCCGCGTCACCGTGGACGGCGCCGTCAGAAATCCCGGCGTTTGGCCGCTCAAGGGGACGCCAACGCTTCTCTCGGCGATCTCTCTCGCCGGCGGTTTGGACAAGGAAATGGCCTCCACCACGGTGGTCATCTTCAGGGCCAATCCAGACGGCACGCGGTCGGCCGCGCGGGTCGACCTCGCCGCCATTCGTGCGGGATCGGTCGTCGACCCGACGGTTGAGGCCGGCGACGTTATTGTGGTCGAAGACTCGACCTTCAAATCCGCTTATAGTGCCTTCAAATACATTTTGCCGCTGACAACGCTGTCTTCGCTCGCCTTCATGGCGATATAG
- a CDS encoding GumC family protein, whose protein sequence is MNDASADPRLPAPIDAQRGAVVGGRSRPGYGEVGYPMAPTYGGDSGGGFDFREHLRIVLKRKKLIAAITISALAIGYLWFLLIPPVYTATVRIQVDPEARIVERGDINAGDARSQEYMRTQLELLQSANMAERVAAIANMSAAPEPEKPSGFSLSMLFGGKAKKPAPSTAPRNDVGAGAVMGGRAVKPITGSRLIDISFTDPSPQRAQRVANAFGEAFINFNLDKRLESNAYAKTFLDDQIKQLKIRLQDAEKAMIDFAQKEQLIASSDKDSKSSSAYDQASSALNAATAERIKNELQWKQVEAANAINLPQLLMNGTISGLRAARGTLTAEYQEKSTTYGPNYPAMAEIKSKIAEIDRQLAAEVKTIKASYKAAYEASLAQEQELKKQVTTTRNETLDTQKRSIQFNILKREVDTTRTLYESLLQRFKEVDVASGVGVNNVFVVDRAQLPGGPSYPVRSGFLRNALVAGLLAGVGLAYLLEKLDDVVHTSQEAESLSSLTTLGVIPKVRSVETETADARSGLSEAYRSLCTTLQLATAEGLPKALLFTSAMPGEGKSLSCLLVAKQFSAMGLRVLLIDADLRNASLHKKLNLDNSVGLSNYLTSGCTPSEAIQKVGDKQPIFFMSSGPLPPNSAELIGSLRMQYLIDVTTRTFDLVIVDGPPVMGLADTPLLTRSVKTTVFIVAAGQTRKPALQSALKRLTLARTNIIGLVLTKFDARMGREHGYAYGYGYGYGYGGAGYGQIQHNPVKQNENAEPDELAASDATAVIDETTATEPKKRPPRWVKKITRSFRSS, encoded by the coding sequence ATGAATGACGCAAGCGCGGATCCCCGTCTTCCTGCGCCGATCGACGCGCAGCGCGGCGCTGTCGTTGGCGGCCGCTCGCGGCCGGGTTACGGAGAAGTTGGTTATCCCATGGCGCCGACCTATGGCGGCGACAGTGGCGGCGGCTTCGACTTCCGCGAACATCTGCGCATCGTTCTCAAGCGCAAGAAGCTGATCGCCGCCATCACGATCAGCGCCCTCGCCATCGGCTATCTGTGGTTCCTGCTGATCCCGCCAGTCTATACGGCGACCGTGCGCATTCAGGTGGACCCGGAAGCCAGGATTGTCGAAAGAGGCGACATCAACGCGGGCGACGCACGCAGCCAGGAATATATGCGCACGCAGCTGGAGCTGCTGCAAAGCGCCAACATGGCCGAACGCGTCGCCGCCATCGCCAATATGTCGGCGGCGCCCGAACCTGAAAAGCCTTCGGGCTTCTCGCTCTCCATGCTTTTCGGCGGCAAGGCCAAAAAGCCGGCGCCGAGCACGGCGCCCCGTAATGACGTCGGCGCCGGCGCAGTTATGGGCGGTCGCGCCGTCAAGCCCATCACGGGTTCGCGCCTGATCGACATCAGCTTCACCGATCCCTCGCCGCAGCGCGCCCAGCGCGTCGCCAACGCCTTCGGCGAAGCTTTCATCAATTTCAACCTCGACAAGCGGCTGGAAAGCAACGCTTACGCCAAGACCTTCCTCGACGATCAGATCAAGCAGCTCAAGATCCGCTTGCAGGACGCCGAAAAGGCGATGATCGACTTCGCGCAAAAAGAGCAGTTGATCGCCTCGAGCGACAAGGACTCGAAGTCGTCGTCGGCTTACGACCAGGCGAGTTCCGCCCTCAACGCCGCGACGGCGGAGCGCATCAAGAACGAATTGCAGTGGAAACAGGTCGAAGCCGCGAACGCGATCAACCTCCCACAGCTCCTGATGAATGGAACGATTTCAGGTTTGCGTGCGGCGCGCGGCACGCTCACCGCCGAATATCAGGAAAAGTCGACGACCTACGGACCCAATTATCCGGCGATGGCGGAAATAAAAAGCAAGATCGCGGAAATCGACCGTCAGCTTGCAGCCGAAGTCAAGACAATCAAGGCCTCCTACAAGGCGGCCTACGAAGCGTCTCTCGCCCAGGAGCAGGAACTCAAAAAGCAGGTGACGACGACGCGTAACGAAACGCTCGATACGCAAAAGCGCAGCATTCAGTTCAACATTCTCAAGCGCGAAGTCGACACGACGCGGACCCTCTACGAAAGCCTGCTGCAACGCTTCAAGGAGGTCGACGTCGCGAGCGGCGTCGGCGTCAACAATGTGTTCGTCGTCGACAGGGCGCAATTGCCGGGTGGGCCGTCTTATCCGGTTCGATCGGGCTTCCTGCGCAACGCGCTGGTCGCCGGCCTGCTTGCAGGCGTCGGTCTGGCCTATCTCCTCGAGAAGCTGGATGATGTGGTCCACACCAGCCAGGAAGCAGAAAGCCTTTCCAGTCTCACCACGCTCGGCGTCATTCCCAAAGTCAGGAGCGTCGAGACGGAGACCGCCGACGCGCGATCCGGCCTCTCCGAAGCTTACCGATCTCTCTGCACGACACTGCAACTGGCGACAGCGGAAGGGCTTCCAAAAGCGCTGCTCTTCACCAGCGCCATGCCGGGCGAAGGGAAATCCTTGTCCTGTCTGCTCGTCGCCAAGCAATTTTCGGCGATGGGTCTGCGCGTGCTGTTGATCGACGCCGATTTGCGGAACGCCTCGCTTCACAAGAAGCTCAATCTCGACAATAGCGTGGGCCTGAGCAATTATCTGACAAGCGGCTGTACGCCCAGCGAAGCCATCCAGAAGGTTGGCGACAAGCAGCCGATTTTCTTCATGTCGTCAGGGCCCCTGCCGCCGAACTCCGCCGAACTCATCGGCAGCCTGCGGATGCAATATCTGATCGACGTGACGACGCGGACCTTTGACCTCGTCATTGTCGATGGACCGCCAGTGATGGGGCTCGCCGATACGCCATTGCTGACCCGCTCGGTGAAAACAACGGTTTTCATCGTCGCCGCCGGCCAGACGCGGAAGCCCGCGCTCCAGTCCGCGCTCAAACGTCTGACCCTCGCACGGACCAATATCATCGGCCTGGTTTTGACGAAGTTCGACGCCCGAATGGGACGCGAGCATGGCTACGCTTACGGCTATGGCTACGGCTATGGCTATGGCGGCGCCGGTTATGGCCAGATCCAGCACAACCCGGTCAAACAGAACGAAAACGCCGAGCCGGACGAGTTGGCGGCGAGCGATGCGACCGCTGTGATCGACGAGACGACGGCGACCGAGCCAAAAAAACGGCCGCCGCGCTGGGTGAAAAAAATAACCCGCTCGTTCAGATCTTCGTGA
- a CDS encoding VanZ family protein — MRRLGHLYSRRRGCLQLAVWACVMAIVILSLVPGAARPQTGAPGELEHFVAYLGTGLFISARYRSLLGRLSFWAAVVALSFSLEFLQQFVPGREPDLLDAWASSSGVTLGVFCAALAIGAIHRRGSVFSAEVAVDPAE, encoded by the coding sequence ATGCGGAGACTGGGGCATTTATATTCGAGACGACGCGGCTGCCTGCAATTGGCGGTATGGGCCTGCGTGATGGCGATCGTCATCCTGTCGCTCGTGCCGGGCGCCGCCCGTCCGCAAACCGGCGCGCCGGGCGAACTCGAACATTTTGTCGCCTATCTCGGAACGGGCCTCTTCATCTCCGCGCGTTACCGTTCGCTGCTCGGGCGGTTGAGCTTCTGGGCGGCGGTCGTGGCCTTGAGCTTTTCGCTTGAATTCCTGCAGCAGTTCGTTCCAGGGCGTGAGCCCGATCTGCTCGACGCCTGGGCCAGCAGCTCAGGCGTGACCCTGGGCGTTTTCTGCGCGGCGCTCGCGATCGGCGCGATCCATCGCAGGGGCTCGGTTTTTTCGGCGGAAGTCGCCGTCGATCCGGCCGAGTGA
- a CDS encoding FecR family protein codes for MRLFIMRQKNQWRGFAPVRALAHVGLALSLLASTTPAFAGDDVGVAVTVRNEVTGKLQSQTLRIDSGSAVFGKEIVKTNPDSSAKIVLKDNTNLNVGPNSSLTLDKFVFSGENDYQKAAFNLTKGALRFTSGQSDKRAYEMKTPVGTIGVRGTQYTIAVVGNTVRGYVSEGEVTVCNEGGCKTFHEGESFTMTPKTVEAANWGSGLEGTVCQGGCGEATSYSTAMNTTTTVPTINGIPLPAVLAGLGIAGAGAAAGVAGSNNGSNASNDNSGSSPLFPASDQ; via the coding sequence ATGCGGCTTTTCATTATGCGTCAGAAAAATCAGTGGCGCGGTTTCGCGCCGGTCCGCGCTTTGGCCCATGTCGGGTTGGCGCTCAGCCTGTTGGCGTCCACGACGCCGGCCTTCGCGGGCGACGACGTCGGCGTTGCCGTCACGGTTCGCAACGAGGTGACCGGCAAACTGCAGTCGCAGACGCTCAGGATCGACAGCGGCAGCGCCGTGTTCGGCAAGGAGATCGTCAAGACCAATCCCGACTCCTCCGCGAAGATCGTGCTGAAAGACAACACCAATCTCAACGTGGGCCCGAACTCCAGCCTCACGCTCGACAAGTTCGTGTTCAGCGGCGAAAACGATTATCAGAAGGCGGCGTTCAATCTGACGAAGGGAGCGCTCCGCTTCACCAGCGGCCAGTCCGACAAGCGCGCCTATGAGATGAAGACCCCCGTCGGCACCATCGGCGTGCGCGGAACGCAATACACTATCGCGGTTGTTGGCAATACCGTGCGGGGCTATGTCTCCGAAGGCGAGGTGACGGTCTGCAACGAGGGCGGCTGCAAGACCTTCCACGAGGGCGAAAGCTTCACAATGACGCCGAAGACCGTCGAAGCCGCGAACTGGGGCTCCGGTCTCGAAGGCACTGTGTGTCAGGGCGGCTGCGGAGAGGCGACGAGCTACTCGACGGCCATGAACACCACGACGACGGTCCCCACCATCAATGGGATCCCGCTGCCGGCCGTGCTCGCCGGACTCGGCATCGCCGGCGCCGGCGCGGCCGCAGGCGTCGCGGGCTCGAACAACGGCAGCAACGCCAGCAACGATAACAGCGGCAGCAGCCCGCTCTTTCCGGCAAGCGACCAATAA
- a CDS encoding sugar transferase — translation MLSFARVRTAFFIWDLALAVISPFIALWLRNPAMTPSTLDHFVIYGLASGVASLILLRVSGVASVAWRFFSMSDAVDAFVSISTGVIVGVMVGFFVDRLESVPRSLPFMQAVIQFVAYAGPRLVLKRLAAGERTASIRPTHVLLVGCNPTSYVYARAVETIGRGTMKVAAVLTHDPLMVGHSFCGIPIAATFDNIEAVIRKLKLRGVEIRRVILSASGEEIARHSLDKVLASAERLNIPVMDIHLLFTEIAGKPSQEDEFDIDVIKLRGAHWMFKRSLDIIAAAFLIIALSPLFLIAAALVVYDLGFPILFWQQRFGRHGKVFSVYKFRTMRDDGDHLSDAERTSSIGLILRLTRLDELPQLWNILIGDMSFIGPRPLLPIDQPEEISQRLAARPGLSGWAQVNGGRLVTPEEKRALDLWYIAHASLWLDIRIALMTVPVLLHGDIYNRREIGRAVDWLQAHEESALLEEAS, via the coding sequence ATGTTGAGCTTTGCGAGGGTAAGGACGGCATTTTTCATCTGGGATCTGGCGCTTGCCGTCATTTCCCCTTTTATTGCGCTTTGGTTGCGCAATCCGGCGATGACGCCGTCCACGCTGGACCATTTCGTCATCTATGGCCTCGCGTCCGGCGTGGCGAGCCTGATCCTGCTCAGGGTCAGCGGCGTCGCCAGCGTCGCCTGGCGCTTCTTCTCGATGTCCGACGCCGTCGACGCCTTCGTCTCCATTTCCACGGGCGTCATTGTCGGCGTCATGGTCGGCTTTTTTGTCGACCGGCTGGAGAGCGTGCCGCGCTCGCTTCCATTCATGCAGGCGGTCATCCAGTTTGTCGCCTATGCCGGCCCGCGGCTCGTTTTGAAGCGGCTCGCGGCGGGCGAGCGAACCGCCAGCATCCGGCCCACCCATGTTCTGCTGGTCGGCTGTAATCCGACGTCCTACGTCTATGCCCGCGCCGTCGAGACGATTGGACGCGGCACGATGAAGGTCGCGGCGGTGCTCACCCATGATCCGCTCATGGTCGGGCACAGCTTCTGTGGAATCCCCATTGCGGCGACCTTCGACAATATCGAGGCGGTGATCCGCAAGCTCAAGCTTCGCGGCGTGGAAATCCGCCGCGTGATCCTCTCCGCCTCTGGCGAGGAGATCGCCCGACACAGTCTCGACAAGGTGCTGGCGAGCGCGGAGCGTCTCAACATTCCTGTCATGGACATCCATCTGCTTTTCACCGAGATCGCGGGAAAGCCGTCACAGGAAGATGAATTCGACATCGACGTCATCAAACTGCGCGGCGCGCACTGGATGTTCAAACGCAGCCTCGACATCATCGCGGCCGCCTTCCTCATTATCGCGCTCTCGCCGCTTTTCCTGATCGCAGCGGCGCTGGTCGTTTATGATCTCGGTTTCCCCATCCTTTTCTGGCAACAACGCTTCGGGCGCCATGGCAAGGTTTTTTCGGTCTACAAATTCCGCACCATGCGCGACGACGGCGACCATCTGTCCGACGCCGAACGCACGTCCTCCATTGGCCTGATCCTGCGACTGACGCGGCTCGACGAACTGCCACAGCTCTGGAACATTTTGATCGGCGACATGTCCTTCATCGGACCACGTCCCCTGCTGCCAATCGACCAGCCGGAAGAAATCTCGCAACGGCTGGCGGCGCGCCCGGGTCTGTCGGGCTGGGCGCAGGTCAATGGCGGCCGGCTCGTCACGCCGGAAGAGAAGCGCGCGCTCGATTTGTGGTACATCGCGCATGCGTCGCTGTGGCTGGATATACGGATCGCGCTGATGACGGTTCCGGTCCTGCTGCACGGCGATATCTATAATCGTCGGGAAATCGGCCGCGCCGTGGACTGGCTGCAGGCGCATGAGGAATCGGCGCTGCTGGAGGAAGCGTCCTGA
- a CDS encoding DUF971 domain-containing protein, whose product MTTEPWPTEIRLLDNGRTLRLAYDDGASFTLSAELLRVRSPSAEVQGHSPADQKTVGGKRNVSIISVAPVGNYAIRLGFDDMHATGLYTWRYLRHLGETAPESFAAYLTELSTKGLDRDRPGEA is encoded by the coding sequence GTGACGACGGAACCATGGCCCACGGAAATCCGCCTCCTCGACAATGGGCGGACGCTGCGCCTCGCCTACGACGACGGGGCGAGTTTCACCCTGAGCGCCGAACTCCTGCGTGTGCGCAGTCCCAGCGCCGAAGTGCAGGGCCATTCCCCCGCCGACCAGAAAACGGTGGGCGGCAAGCGCAATGTGTCGATCATCTCTGTGGCCCCGGTCGGCAATTACGCGATCCGGCTCGGCTTCGACGACATGCATGCGACCGGCCTCTACACCTGGCGCTATCTGCGTCACCTGGGAGAGACCGCCCCGGAAAGCTTCGCCGCCTATCTGACGGAGCTCTCCACGAAGGGCCTGGACCGCGACCGGCCCGGCGAAGCGTGA
- the moaA gene encoding GTP 3',8-cyclase MoaA codes for MNAHSQPPAATMPAPLVDPFGRAVSYVRVSVTDRCDFRCVYCMSEHMTFLPRRDLLTLEELDRLCSAFVARGTKKLRITGGEPLVRHDLMKLFRALSRHLVSGALEELTLTTNGSQLARFSDQLADCGVRRINVSLDTLQPDRFRALTRTGDLSRVLAGLDAALKAGLKVKLNAVALKGVNEDEFVPLVRFAHERGMDMTFIEVMPLGELDGPARVDQYLPMSAVRERLGEAFTLDEIDYRTGGPARYMRAAETGGRVGIITPLTHNFCESCNRVRVTCTGTLYMCLGQEDAADLRAPLRDSADDALLHAAIEEAIRRKPKGHDFIIDRATQAPAVSRHMSTTGG; via the coding sequence ATGAACGCTCATTCTCAACCGCCGGCCGCCACCATGCCCGCTCCGCTGGTCGACCCCTTCGGCCGCGCGGTTTCCTATGTGCGCGTTTCCGTGACCGACCGCTGCGACTTCCGCTGCGTCTATTGCATGTCGGAGCACATGACCTTCCTGCCGCGCCGGGACCTGCTGACGCTGGAGGAGCTCGACCGGCTGTGCTCGGCCTTCGTCGCCCGGGGCACGAAGAAGCTGCGCATCACCGGCGGCGAGCCGCTGGTGCGCCACGACCTGATGAAACTGTTCAGGGCGCTGTCCCGCCATCTCGTTTCGGGCGCGCTGGAAGAGTTGACGCTGACCACCAATGGCTCGCAGCTCGCGCGCTTTTCGGACCAGCTCGCGGACTGCGGCGTGCGACGGATCAATGTCTCGCTGGATACGCTGCAACCGGATCGCTTCCGGGCCCTGACCCGCACCGGCGATCTGTCCCGCGTCCTGGCGGGCCTCGACGCCGCGCTGAAGGCGGGCCTGAAGGTGAAGCTCAACGCCGTGGCGCTGAAAGGCGTCAATGAGGACGAATTCGTGCCCCTCGTTCGCTTCGCCCATGAGCGCGGCATGGACATGACCTTCATCGAGGTCATGCCGCTCGGCGAGCTCGACGGGCCGGCGCGGGTCGACCAGTATCTGCCGATGAGCGCGGTGCGCGAAAGGCTCGGCGAGGCCTTCACCCTCGACGAGATCGACTATCGCACGGGCGGTCCCGCGCGCTACATGCGCGCCGCCGAGACAGGCGGGCGGGTCGGCATCATCACGCCGCTCACCCATAATTTCTGCGAGAGCTGCAACCGGGTGCGCGTGACCTGCACGGGCACGCTCTACATGTGCCTGGGCCAGGAGGACGCAGCCGATCTGCGCGCCCCCTTGCGCGACAGCGCCGACGACGCGCTGCTGCACGCCGCGATCGAGGAAGCGATCCGCAGGAAGCCCAAGGGGCATGATTTCATCATCGACCGCGCGACGCAGGCGCCGGCGGTCTCGCGCCATATGAGCACGACGGGCGGCTGA
- a CDS encoding NAD(P)-dependent oxidoreductase codes for MSEARNVAFLGLGVMGGPMAGHLARNGHKVTVYNRTAAKAETFAARHPGARFAKTPREAAGGADIVFACVGNDDDLRAVTLSPEGAFAGMRPGAIFVDHTTASAEVARELFAAAKALGLGAVDAPVSGGQAGAENGALTIMCGAEPEIYAQAEPVMAAYARACRLMGPPGSGQLTKMVNQIAIAGLIQSLSEALHFAKTAGLDAAAVIDLIKNGAAQSWQMENRTKTMLAGEFDHGFAVEWMRKDLAICLAEARRSGAKLPIAALVDQFYAEVEAMGGKRWDTSSLIARLER; via the coding sequence ATGAGTGAAGCGAGAAACGTCGCCTTTCTGGGTCTCGGCGTCATGGGCGGCCCCATGGCCGGCCATCTTGCGCGAAACGGCCACAAGGTCACGGTCTACAATCGCACCGCCGCCAAGGCCGAGACCTTCGCCGCCCGGCATCCGGGCGCCCGCTTCGCCAAAACGCCGCGCGAAGCCGCCGGGGGCGCGGATATCGTCTTCGCCTGCGTCGGCAATGACGACGATCTGCGCGCCGTGACACTGTCGCCGGAAGGCGCTTTCGCGGGCATGCGCCCCGGCGCGATTTTCGTCGACCACACCACCGCTTCGGCGGAAGTCGCGCGCGAGCTCTTCGCGGCGGCGAAGGCGCTGGGACTGGGCGCGGTCGACGCGCCGGTCTCCGGCGGACAGGCCGGGGCGGAAAATGGCGCGCTCACCATCATGTGCGGCGCCGAGCCGGAGATTTACGCGCAAGCGGAGCCGGTGATGGCCGCCTACGCCCGCGCCTGCCGGCTGATGGGGCCGCCCGGATCGGGCCAGCTCACCAAGATGGTCAATCAGATCGCCATCGCCGGCCTGATCCAGAGCCTCTCCGAGGCGCTGCATTTCGCCAAAACCGCCGGCCTCGACGCAGCCGCCGTCATCGACCTCATCAAGAATGGCGCGGCGCAATCCTGGCAGATGGAAAACCGCACGAAAACAATGCTTGCCGGCGAGTTCGACCATGGTTTCGCGGTCGAATGGATGCGCAAGGATCTGGCCATCTGCCTGGCCGAGGCGCGCCGCAGCGGCGCCAAACTCCCCATCGCCGCCCTCGTCGACCAGTTTTACGCCGAGGTCGAGGCCATGGGCGGCAAGCGCTGGGATACGTCGAGCCTCATCGCGCGGCTGGAGCGATAG
- a CDS encoding HEPN domain-containing protein, giving the protein MDERSRVLMKKAKRALSAARLLLTAGDGDGACNRAYYAMFDAAHAALFALAIEKFDARPSRRTMA; this is encoded by the coding sequence ATGGATGAGCGTTCGCGCGTCCTGATGAAAAAGGCGAAACGGGCGCTGTCCGCCGCGCGGCTTCTCTTGACGGCCGGCGATGGGGACGGAGCCTGTAATCGCGCCTACTACGCGATGTTTGACGCGGCACACGCCGCCCTGTTCGCGCTCGCCATCGAAAAATTCGACGCGCGCCCGTCAAGACGCACAATGGCTTGA